The Euphorbia lathyris chromosome 3, ddEupLath1.1, whole genome shotgun sequence genome contains a region encoding:
- the LOC136224916 gene encoding putative disease resistance protein At4g10780 isoform X1: protein MSLVGLDSLMHQAWSLVMDKSVRSIAILGEGGIGKTTLMRQLYNKLMTTNHFGTVIWVTVSSNLTFEKVQDDISKSIALFNAVWVESTFSGKAQLMLDELTSRQKFVLFLDDLWDWEVDLQGLGIPFGEKYKKNGSKLIFTTRSETVAKNMYAPRVLTLKKLSTEDAWQLFWNKVGDNKFAGSSITQKSYVYMVAEILVAKCGGLPLLLSVLGRVMAGRKTFEEWFYALDEIHRMKGRESEVTRLLEFCFNRLPNHSIKSCLSYLSLFPEDFTILRNELIDFWICEELLGDDEYDILNLGYNAIDTIIAAGLLDEENAYVKLLDMIREAALSVAIEGPMFENAQLLKATDVEKLATVGWISPMGNSIRNHVPNILFTFLLNHNPFIMIKGKFSQFVDGLTVLDLSKTGVVEVPRALSELVSLQYLNLSQTWIEWLPIELKMLKKLKCLNLEHNDQLRVVPRQLIYGLSALQILKLFRCGYSVEEVEDNILSLRYMDIDPLSCLEHLKVLSITITCLSTLNNFYSNTILLNCTQSLSLEVFWGSKSLDISPLATMKNLIALEIHQVEDLEELDKNLHYEKLVREGSFRGLGEISLGKCSSLKELTWVILVPNLRILKVKMCEQMKEIISIRRLDEIWEEGEVEPFGKLEILVLESLPELKSIYWKSLGLQCLKKIEIIDCLLLKKLPLNKNSTKKNELVIEGEENWWKHVEWEDDVTRNSFLPCFKPFY, encoded by the coding sequence ATGTCATTGGTTGGGCTAGATTCGCTTATGCATCAAGCTTGGAGCTTGGTGATGGATAAATCAGTCAGGTCAATCGCCATTTTAGGCGAAGGAGGAATCGGAAAAACTACCCTCATGAGACAACTCTACAACAAGTTAATGACTACCAACCATTTTGGGACTGTGATTTGGGTCACAGTTTCATCAAATTTAACATTCGAAAAAGTTCAGGATGACATCTCCAAAAGCATTGCCCTTTTTAATGCTGTATGGGTGGAATCCACCTTTAGCGGAAAGGCCCAACTCATGCTTGATGAATTGACTAGCCGACAGAAATTTGTGCTATTTTTAGATGATTTATGGGATTGGGAAGTAGATCTACAAGGACTCGGCATTCCATTtggggaaaagtataaaaagaaTGGATCCAAGTTAATTTTCACAACCCGATCTGAGACTGTAGCCAAAAACATGTATGCTCCACGCGTTTTGACATTGAAGAAGCTCTCAACAGAAGATGCTTGGCAATTGTTCTGGAATAAGGTTGGGGATAATAAATTTGCTGGTTCATCCATAACTCAGAAGTCTTATGTTTACATGGTTGCTGAAATCTTGGTGGCTAAATGTGGTGGTTTACCACTCCTACTCAGTGTTCTTGGACGAGTCATGGCTGGGAGGAAGACATTCGAAGAATGGTTCTATGCTCTGGACGAGATACATAGAATGAAAGGTAGAGAATCAGAAGTAACTCGCTTGTTGGAATTCTGTTTTAATAGATTGCCTAATCACTCAATTAAGTCTTGTCTCTCATACTTGAGCTTGTTTCCTGAAGACTTCACCATTCTTAGAAATGAACTCATAGATTTTTGGATTTGTGAAGAGCTTTTAGGGGATGATGAGTATGACATTCTAAACTTGGGATATAATGCTATAGATACAATAATTGCAGCAGGTCTACTAGATGAAGAAAATGCTTATGTGAAATTGCTTGATATGATTCGTGAAGCTGCTTTATCAGTAGCTATTGAAGGTCCAATGTTTGAGAATGCTCAGTTACTCAAGGCAACTGATGTTGAAAAATTGGCAACTGTAGGCTGGATTTCACCAATGGGAAATTCCATCCGAAATCATGTTCCCAACATTCTTTTCACCTTCTTGCTCAATCACAATCCTTTCATTATGATCAAAGGTAAATTCTCTCAGTTTGTGGATGGATTAACTGTTTTAGATTTATCAAAAACTGGGGTAGTAGAAGTACCAAGAGCACTTTCAGAGCTGGTTTCATTACAGTATCTGAATCTATCACAGACATGGATAGAATGGTTGCCAATTGAGTTAAAAATGTTGAAAAAATTGAAGTGTTTGAACTTGGAACATAATGATCAATTGCGTGTAGTTCCTAGGCAACTGATATATGGTTTGTCTGCCTTACAGATTTTAAAGTTATTCCGTTGTGGATATTCTGTGGAAGAAGTGGAAGATAATATATTGTCCCTTAGATATATGGATATAGATCCATTATCATGTTTGGAGCATCTTAAAGTACTAAGCATCACAATAACATGTCTCTCTACTCTTAACAATTTTTATAGCAATACCATATTGTTAAACTGTACTCAATCTCTGTCCCTCGAGGTCTTTTGGGGTTCGAAGTCGCTTGATATTTCGCCTTTAGCTACGATGAAGAACTTAATTGCATTGGAAATCCATCAAGTTGAAGATCTGGAAGAGCTGGACAAGAATTTACATTATGAGAAACTGGTAAGAGAGGGAAGTTTTAGAGGACTTGGAGAAATAAGTTTGGGAAAATGCTCGAGTTTGAAGGAGTTGACATGGGTTATTTTAGTGCCAAATCTGAGAATTCTAAAGGTAAAAATGTGTGAACAAATGAAAGAGATTATCAGTATCAGAAGATTGGATGAAATATGGGAGGAAGGAGAAGTGGAGCCATTTGGAAAACTTGAGATTCTTGTACTAGAGAGTTTACCAGAATTGAAGAGTATATATTGGAAGTCATTAGGTTTGCAGTGCCTgaagaaaatagaaataataGACTGCTTGCTTCTAAAGAAGCTTCCATTAAACAAGAATAGCACAAAGAAAAATGAGTTGGTAATTGAAGGAGAAGAAAATTGGTGGAAACATGTTGAGTGGGAGGATGATGTTACTAGAAATAGTTTTTTACCATGTTTTAAACCATTTTATTAA
- the LOC136224916 gene encoding probable disease resistance protein At5g43730 isoform X2: MSLVGLDSLMHQAWSLVMDKSVRSIAILGEGGIGKTTLMRQLYNKLMTTNHFGTVIWVTVSSNLTFEKVQDDISKSIALFNAVWVESTFSGKAQLMLDELTSRQKFVLFLDDLWDWEVDLQGLGIPFGEKYKKNGSKLIFTTRSETVAKNMYAPRVLTLKKLSTEDAWQLFWNKVGDNKFAGSSITQKSYVYMVAEILVAKCGGLPLLLSVLGRVMAGRKTFEEWFYALDEIHRMKGRESEVTRLLEFCFNRLPNHSIKSCLSYLSLFPEDFTILRNELIDFWICEELLGDDEYDILNLGYNAIDTIIAAGLLDEENAYVKLLDMIREAALSVAIEGPMFENAQLLKATDVEKLATVGWISPMGNSIRNHVPNILFTFLLNHNPFIMIKDFKVIPLWIFCGRSGR, from the exons ATGTCATTGGTTGGGCTAGATTCGCTTATGCATCAAGCTTGGAGCTTGGTGATGGATAAATCAGTCAGGTCAATCGCCATTTTAGGCGAAGGAGGAATCGGAAAAACTACCCTCATGAGACAACTCTACAACAAGTTAATGACTACCAACCATTTTGGGACTGTGATTTGGGTCACAGTTTCATCAAATTTAACATTCGAAAAAGTTCAGGATGACATCTCCAAAAGCATTGCCCTTTTTAATGCTGTATGGGTGGAATCCACCTTTAGCGGAAAGGCCCAACTCATGCTTGATGAATTGACTAGCCGACAGAAATTTGTGCTATTTTTAGATGATTTATGGGATTGGGAAGTAGATCTACAAGGACTCGGCATTCCATTtggggaaaagtataaaaagaaTGGATCCAAGTTAATTTTCACAACCCGATCTGAGACTGTAGCCAAAAACATGTATGCTCCACGCGTTTTGACATTGAAGAAGCTCTCAACAGAAGATGCTTGGCAATTGTTCTGGAATAAGGTTGGGGATAATAAATTTGCTGGTTCATCCATAACTCAGAAGTCTTATGTTTACATGGTTGCTGAAATCTTGGTGGCTAAATGTGGTGGTTTACCACTCCTACTCAGTGTTCTTGGACGAGTCATGGCTGGGAGGAAGACATTCGAAGAATGGTTCTATGCTCTGGACGAGATACATAGAATGAAAGGTAGAGAATCAGAAGTAACTCGCTTGTTGGAATTCTGTTTTAATAGATTGCCTAATCACTCAATTAAGTCTTGTCTCTCATACTTGAGCTTGTTTCCTGAAGACTTCACCATTCTTAGAAATGAACTCATAGATTTTTGGATTTGTGAAGAGCTTTTAGGGGATGATGAGTATGACATTCTAAACTTGGGATATAATGCTATAGATACAATAATTGCAGCAGGTCTACTAGATGAAGAAAATGCTTATGTGAAATTGCTTGATATGATTCGTGAAGCTGCTTTATCAGTAGCTATTGAAGGTCCAATGTTTGAGAATGCTCAGTTACTCAAGGCAACTGATGTTGAAAAATTGGCAACTGTAGGCTGGATTTCACCAATGGGAAATTCCATCCGAAATCATGTTCCCAACATTCTTTTCACCTTCTTGCTCAATCACAATCCTTTCATTATGATCAAAG ATTTTAAAGTTATTCCGTTGTGGATATTCTGTGGAAGAAGTGGAAGATAA
- the LOC136222979 gene encoding protein ALTERED PHOSPHATE STARVATION RESPONSE 1-like produces MGSSQSKNKNEEVALSLSRFKLRIQFIKQAISTRNAFFAALAAYAICLKNTGAALADGTHSHYPSSVDFLPPSPPLSNPNNPPPNPSLLPPPPPLPSSFAPKPVVPPIIMEEEELESEAEEFTRNPTSRGSVQQFKDEATRGTTMHHGSDWDYYFQAEDVVVEEKVQNTAELPMPMVKKRGGKLGRKTTQPVSLKQIFLDIDHHFLKAFESTLPVYRMLETTKLHYHSNFADNRPNEHINDRISHLISFKGKQGEDDLNTEEIRTLATVLDKMLAWENKLYDEVNAGEVIKYEYQKTVSLLNKQKKQGSNPKKLVKLDTAISHLHTRYIVEMQSAVSTIEEINGERDGQLYPRLVQLIDEMAMMWKAMLFHHESQAKIVYSLKLLDNPQLVKETSEYNCTIQLCGAVHDWHTQFCGLIEYQKDFISALHNWSKLILIPFDCNLKEKVFSPPRVPIENAAFHTLVIAWKNDLDKLPDEVAKNAIRNFAAITQTIVHQQEEELKTRERCKATQHLEEDEEACQKVCKAARDKYFTSLRYSLLEVFSAMSETAQACSDMYAHACSDMYRNLTNIL; encoded by the exons ATGGGTTCTAGTCAATCCAAGAACAAGAATGAAGAAGTagccctctctctctctcgcttTAAACTTCGCATACAATTCATCAAACAAGCAATCTCCACACGTAACGCCTTCTTCGCTGCCCTCGCAGCCTACGCTATATGCTTAAAGAACACCGGCGCTGCTTTAGCCGACGGCACTCACTCCCATTACCCTTCCTCTGTTGACTTCCTTCCCCCGTCTCCGCCTCTCTCCAATCCCAACAATCCGCCTCCTAATCCCTCCTTGCTTCCACCTCCGCCTCCGCTCCCATCATCTTTTGCTCCAAAGCCAGTGGTTCCACCAATTATAATGGAAGAAGAGGAGTTGGAGTCAGAAGCTGAAGAATTCACAAGGAACCCTACTAGTAGAGGATCTGTACAGCAATTCAAAGATGAGGCGACACGAGGCACAACTATGCATCATGGATCAGATTGGGATTACTATTTTCAAGCAGAGGACGTGGTGGTGGAGGAAAAGGTGCAAAACACGGCGGAGTTGCCAATGCCGATGGTGAAGAAACGCGGTGGAAAATTAGGGAGAAAAACTACACAACCAGTGAGTTTGAAGCAGATATTTTTGGATATTGACCATCATTTCTTGAAGGCCTTTGAGAGTACCCTTCCGGTCTACCGGATGTTGGAGACTACAAAATTGCATTACCACTCTAATTTTGCTGATAATCGACCAAATG AACATATTAATGATAGGATCAGTCATTTAATCTCATTTAAAGGAAAGCAAGGCGAGGATGATCTCAATACAGAGGAGATTAGAACTCTTGCTACTGTGTTGGATAAGATGCTAGCTTGGGAGAATAAGCTTTATGACGAAGTAAAC GCTGGGGAAGTCATCAAATATGAGTATCAGAAGACAGTCTCCTTGCTAAATAAGCAGAAGAAACAGGGTAGTAATCCTAAAAAACTGGTTAAATTAGACACAGCCATAAGTCATTTGCATACAAGGTACATTGTAGAAATGCAATCAGCAGTTTCTACCATTGAAGAGATAAATGGTGAACGTGATGGACAATTATATCCAAGACTTGTTCAGCTTATTGATGA GATGGCAATGATGTGGAAAGCCATGCTCTTTCATCATGAATCCCAGGCCAAGATTGTATATTCTTTGAAATTGTTGGACAATCCTCAACTTGTGAAGGAAACTAGTGAATATAATTGTACTATTCAGCTGTGTGGGGCAGTACATGATTGGCATACACAGTTTTGTGGGCTTATAGAGTATCAGAAAGATTTCATAAGTGCACTCCACAATTGGTCAAAGCTAATTCTTATTCCCTTTGATTGCAATTTGAAAGAAAAGGTTTTTTCTCCTCCAAGGGTTCCGATTGAGAATGCAGCATTTCATACACTTGTCATAGCTTGGAAAAACGATCTGGACAAACTTCCTGATGAAGTTGCAAAAAATGCTATAAGAAATTTTGCTGCTATAACACAGACCATAGTGCATCAACAAGAAGAAGAGTTGAAGACGAGAGAAAGATGCAAAGCTACGCAGCATttggaagaagatgaggaagcaTGCCAAAAAGTTTGCAAAGCTGCAAGGGATAAATATTTCACAAGTCTCAGATATAGCTTGCTAGAGGTATTTAGTGCAATGTCCGAAACTGCTCAAGCATGTTCGGACATGTATGCTCATGCATGTTCGGACATGTATCGTAATTTGACAAACATCCTATAA